One window of the Yamadazyma tenuis chromosome 6, complete sequence genome contains the following:
- the RAD54 gene encoding DNA-dependent ATPase protein rad54 (EggNog:ENOG503NVQF; COG:L) has translation MKVKLTGNRKPLSEFTTPLGSGAGVPKNRRPKPVKDSAERLAKPFKVPFKIASNEDGSRYNQPQRSARNKKHNYALDLENPDDIPVNEDGHVIPAKKIGALNPRQLVSLNSETRLRAEFAVPLKDKSKIVNLPPPPLGTKPKVILPPRALHDPLSEFAIVLYDPTVDVIPGEEEKTEEPKQESDDNKENKEPATKKRKVHKSLAEILGISKYKDDASKHPNVPVVIDPRLAKILRPHQVEGVKFLYRCTSGLIDPKAKGCIMADEMGLGKTLQCIALMWTLLKQSPRGRKTISKCIIVCPSSLVRNWANEIIKWLGEGVLTPLAIDGKSVKNSEIGDSLKQWSVASGRNVVRPVLIISYETLRRHVDKLSGTEVGLMLADEGHRLKNGDSLTFNALNELRCERRVILSGTPIQNDLSEYFSLLNFSNPNYLGTRNDFRRNYENDILRGRDADASDKERESGDKKLNELTTLVSRFIIRRTNDILSKYLPIKYEHVIFVNLSPLQTKLYNFFITSPEIKKLLKGHGSQPLKAIGLLKKLCNHPNLLNLPEDLDGCQELMPDDYDYKKREVQTWLSGKFSILERFLYKLHHETGDKIVLISNYTQTLDLIERMCRVKRYGNLRLDGTMNINKRQKLVDRFNDPDGKEFIFLLSSKAGGCGINLIGANRLVLIDPDWNPAADQQALARVWRDGQKKDCFIYRFISTGTIEEKIFQRQSMKLSLSSCVVDEKVDVERLFSADNLKQLFQFESNTVCDTHDTYGCKRCQDGVQLTNAPAMLYGDATTWNHLNHEKLKENHDDLLQNESQFDDISYVFQYISH, from the coding sequence ATGAAGGTCAAGCTCACAGGGAATAGGAAACCACTTTCAGAATTCACCACTCCCTTAGGATCCGGAGCAGGAGTTCCCAAGAACAGAAGGCCAAAACCTGTAAAAGACAGTGCTGAAAGGCTCGCTAAACCATTCAAAGTTCCGTTCAAAATTGCCTCCAATGAAGATGGCTCCAGATACAACCAACCACAAAGGTCTGCCAGAAATAAGAAGCATAACTATGCCTTGGACCTAGAGAACCCAGATGATATCCCTGTAAATGAAGATGGCCACGTGATACCAGCAAAGAAGATAGGTGCTTTGAACCCTCGTCAATTAGTAAGCTTAAATAGCGAGACACGCTTGAGAGCTGAATTTGCAGTACCATTGAAAGACAAATCTAAGATCGTGAACTTGCCACCGCCGCCATTGGgtacaaaaccaaaagtcATTCTCCCACCAAGGGCACTCCATGATCCCTTAAGTGAATTTGCCATTGTCTTGTATGATCCAACTGTAGATGTAATACCTGGAGAAGAGGAAAAGACAGAGGAACCAAAGCAAGAACTGGATGACAATAAAGAGAACAAAGAGCCAGCCACCAAAAAGCGTAAAGTCCACAAATCTCTTGCAGAAATATTGGGGATCTCCAAATATAAGGATGATGCCTCTAAACATCCTAATGTCCCAGTTGTTATCGATCCTAGACTAGCCAAGATTTTACGTCCTCATCAGGTTGAAGGGGTGAAGTTCTTATATAGATGCACTTCTGGATTAATAGACCCGAAAGCCAAGGGTTGTATTATGGCAGATGAAATGGGATTGGGCAAAACATTGCAGTGCATAGCACTTATGTGGACATTATTGAAGCAAAGTCcaagaggaagaaagaCGATCAGCAAGTGCATCATTGTTTGTCCCTCATCTTTGGTTCGTAACTGGGCTAACGAGATTATAAAATGGCTTGGCGAAGGGGTCTTGACACCTTTGGCAATTGATGGGAAAAGCGTTAAGAATTCAGAGATCGGGGATAGCTTAAAACAATGGAGTGTTGCCAGCGGAAGAAATGTTGTCAGGCCAGTTCTTATCATATCTTATGAAACTTTAAGACGTCATGTTGACAAACTATCAGGAACAGAGGTTGGTTTAATGCTTGCTGACGAGGGGCATAGATTGAAGAATGGAGATTCTTTGACATTTAATGCTTTGAATGAATTGAGATGTGAAAGAAGGGTTATACTTTCTGGAACTCCTATTCAAAATGACTTGTCTGAGTATTTCTCTTTattgaacttttccaatcCCAACTATTTGGGTACTAGAAATGACTTCAGAAGGAACTACGAAAATGATATTTTGAGAGGTCGTGATGCAGATGCCAGCGACAAAGAACGTGAGTCTGGTGATaaaaagttgaatgagCTAACTACCCTTGTATCTAGGTTCATTATTAGACGTACAAATGATATTCTATCAAAGTACTTGCCTATAAAATATGAGCACGTCATATTTGTCAACCTATCACCATTACAAACAAAATTGTACAATTTCTTTATCACAAGTCCCGAAATCAAAAAGCTACTCAAAGGCCATGGGCTGCAACCTTTAAAGGCTATTGGccttttgaagaaattatGCAACCATCCGAATTTGCTCAACCTTCCCGAGGACTTAGACGGCTGTCAAGAGTTAATGCCAGATGACTACGACTATAAAAAGCGTGAAGTTCAAACGTGGCTAAGTGGTAAATTTTCAATACTTGAGAGATTCCTATATAAACTTCACCATGAGACAGGAGACAAGATTGTTTTGATATCAAACTATACTCAAACACTTGACTTGATTGAGAGGATGTGCAGAGTCAAACGGTATGGAAATCTTAGACTTGATGGAACTATGAATATTAATAAGAGACAGAAACTAGTTGACAGGTTTAATGATCCAGATGGGAAGGAGTTtattttcttgttgagttcCAAAGCTGGTGGATGTGGAATTAACTTGATCGGCGCCAATAGATTAGTGTTGATTGATCCAGATTGGAATCCGGCTGCGGACCAACAAGCATTAGCAAGAGTATGGAGAGATGGCCAGAAAAAGGACTGTTTTATTTACAGATTCATTTCTACCGGTacaattgaagagaagataTTTCAGCGTCAGTCAATGAAATTAAGTTTAAGTTCAtgtgttgttgatgaaaaggtTGACGTTGAAAGACTTTTTAGTGCAGATAACTTGAAGCAGCTTTTTCAATTCGAATCCAATACCGTTTGTGACACTCATGACACTTACGGTTGTAAACGGTGTCAAGATGGAGTACAACTCACCAATGCTCCTGCTATGTTATATGGAGATGCCACCACCTGGAACCATTTGAATCacgagaagttgaaagagaaTCATGATGATTTACTACAAAATGAAAGCCAATTCGACGATATCAGTTACGTCTTCCAATACATTTCCCATTAA
- the YRB30 gene encoding Ran-specific GTPase-activating protein 30 (EggNog:ENOG503NTWZ; COG:S), whose product MDDFITKASSQAVSFAIRSGISLASGYAIRTVTKFVDKIPEKDKAQLNNKIHRVKLQINIVSPSIELIKSMNAGGFSSLQSCNELIDQMTQSFREFDDMVEKWSDQLSNSNTGDVIKQVNKQLDGLIDMIDQTVPLLNLCIVTSGINLNRDLSEEISINKLIEASNIILGSRDSTNTGPVFDLTFFSVFYNPSRLKYIEHESGNQEDETPITWKEEFARAKVSIKSTGNFSYDLNIIEDFDDDRYHEGAPKTKVVKVNDVRKIFFSRSGKLLRLDNNDSAVLILKLDDEYIAFGIYEDVDSESDNNESDDSEDEIEKGETAKQETSKSLSLLEYILRLTILEQVESKSLIEITDEKLLIYLNNEIPRKSSKVSTQTLDMDSNVNRLENLKI is encoded by the coding sequence ATGGACGATTTCATTACAAAGGCATCAAGCCAAGCGGTATCATTTGCCATTAGATCGGGTATATCATTGGCATCTGGATATGCTATCCGTACCGTTACTAAATTTGTCGATAAAATTCCAGAAAAAGACAAGGCTcagttgaacaacaagattCATAGAGTgaaacttcaaatcaacATTGTCAGTCCTTCAATAGAATTAATCAAGTCAATGAACGCTGGTGGGTTCAGTTCTTTACAAAGCTGTAATGAGCTAATTGATCAAATGACTCAGCTGTTCAGAGAATTTGATGACATGGTGGAGAAGTGGCTGGACCAACTTAGCAATTCTAATACTGGAGATGTCATTAAACAAGTTAATAAACAGCTTGATGGCTTGATAGACATGATTGATCAAACAGTTCCATTGTTAAATTTATGTATTGTCACTAGTGGCATTAACTTAAACCGAGACTTAAGTGAAGAGATTAGTATCAATAAATTGATAGAGGCTTCCAATATAATTTTGGGTAGCAGAGATAGCACTAATACAGGGCCTGTGTTTGATTTAACCTTCTTTTCAGTATTCTACAACCCAAGCAGGCTCAAGTATATTGAACATGAACTgggaaatcaagaagatgaaactCCCATAACGTGGAAAGAGGAATTTGCTAGGGCAAAAGTCCTGATTAAGTCTACTGGAAACTTTTCATATGACTTGAATATAATAGAggactttgatgatgatagATATCATGAGGGggcaccaaaaacaaaggTGGTCAAAGTGAACGATGTACGAAAGATTTTCTTTAGTAGATCAGGTAAGCTATTGAGATTAGACAACAATGATTCTGCTGTATTGATTCTAAAATTAGACGATGAATATATCGCTTTTGGAATATATGAAGACGTTGATAGTGAAAGTGATAATAATGAGAGTGACGATTCTGAAGACGAAATAGAAAAAGGTGAGACTGCTAAACAAGAAACTTCTAAATCCTTGTCTCTATTAGAGTACATTCTAAGATTAACAATTCTAGAACAAGTTGAATCGAAGTCATTAATTGAGATAACTGATGAGAAACTTTTGATTTACTTGAATAACGAGATTCCAAGAAAGAGTTCTAAAGTATCGACTCAAACCCTTGACATGGACTCAAATGTCAATAGGCTTGAGAACTTAAAAATATGA
- the CUP2 gene encoding copper-binding transcription factor (COG:H; EggNog:ENOG503P6XA), translated as MEGKITIDDEFIKSNSDLFEFLNSNQLDLGDYNNMKSSVRDSDGGNHKNFDKSMDFPLFPLIGTQSFDNENMPLSSLPSDQPTSSMGNSNQTSSVNNSSSHSSNQSTSSPTPAQSSMSINNNDGYIINNAAASEMGSTNGNGITTTHSNSNPNFQVVSSIARSHSFKNRPSSVLSVNSGSSFTDSKFDAYPPSGNVSNINSSSNLNIAPHSPQNADVNVNNNHNSNVIMNPVPTSKNFPFGNILESNELYISDEDLEHFLNDYDNNQ; from the coding sequence ATGGAAGGAAAGATTACCATTGACGAcgaattcatcaaatccaacagTGATTTATTCGAATTTTTAAACTCAAATCAATTAGACCTTGGTGATTACAATAATATGAAATCCTCAGTTCGAGATTCAGATGGTGGGAACCACAAAAATTTTGATAAATCAATGGACTTTCCATTGTTCCCATTGATTGGTACTCAATCTTTTGATAACGAAAACATGCCTTTGTCATCGCTACCTTCTGATCAACCTACGTCGTCAATGGGTAATTCAAACCAAACCTCATCGGTTAATAACAGTTCTTCCCATTCATCAAACCAGTCAACAAGTAGCCCTACTCCAGCCCAAAGTAGTATGTCCATTAACAATAATGATGGatatatcatcaataatgCCGCTGCTTCAGAAATGGGCTCAACCAATGGCAATGGCATTACAACAACACATCTGAATTCGAATCCAAATTTTCAGGTTGTTTCATCTATTGCAAGGTCTCATTCATTTAAGAATAGGCCATCATCTGTATTATCCGTGAATTCGGGCTCATCATTTACCGACTCGAAATTCGATGCTTATCCTCCATCAGGAAATGTTTCCAACAtaaactcttcttcaaacctTAATATTGCTCCACATAGTCCTCAAAATGCGGACGTGAATGTTAACAATAATCACAACAGCAATGTGATCATGAATCCAGTTCCTACAAGTAAAAATTTTCCCTTTGGTAACATTTTGGAATCAAACGAGCTCTATATTCTGgatgaagatttggaaCATTTCTTGAATGATTATGATAATAATCAGTAA
- a CDS encoding uncharacterized protein (BUSCO:EOG092658ZO; EggNog:ENOG503NXTT; COG:S), with product MCLFSVIVTYVIVIKQIHFKNRTTIKNFTVAKFLKDENAQYFILSVWFYLVSYKIGKVSGALYSFVIYSIFHILSYFQSNILAYLSIGIQQEQKINNLIKRFVSQFNQYALMMAANSEIFIVISLALYSPLLMLRIFSQLPYIVIHFATLAIMIGFLKLRPKYKYDSVGDYDKLVSSGHDMNQSGLTEYMTDVIYFTWILDITVVALGSNKVWYLLLIIPGYAAFKLSGFIKGFFPSKQQQPEQASLDPQKPEGKSKRQQKLEKNGRRKILSTLSKMPACIVVRSHVNGPVEEKIVNKLLALNPTTLKVFNDSHKHSHHRSMQEADNTVESHFRIEIVSEEFKGKGLPNRHRIIYKLLDDEIKIDKYTADYVAPFKKRTS from the exons ATGTGTTTATTCAGTGTCATTGTGACCTATGTGATTGTCATAAAGCAGATACACTTCAAGAATAGAACTACAATCAAAAACTTTACAGTGGCCAAGTTTTTAAAAGATGAGAACGCTCAATACTTTATCCTTTCTGTCTGGTTCTATCTTGTCAGTTATAAAATAGGTAAAGTCAGTGGTGCATTATACAGTTTTGTGATATATTCTATATTTCACATCCTTTCTTACTTCCAATCCAACATTTTGGCATATTTGTCCATTGGCATTCAACAGGAACAAAAGATTAACAATCTCATCAAGCGATTCGTATCTCAGTTTAACCAATACGCTTTAATGATGGCTGCCAATAGCGAAATATTCATTGTCATCAGCTTAGCATTGTACCTGCCACTTTTGATGTTACGAATTTTCAGCCAATTACCTTACATTGTTATACACTTCGCTACACTCGCTATCATGATTGGATTTCTCAAACTCAG ACCAAAGTATAAATACGACTCTGTTGGTGACTATGATAAGTTGGTAAGTTCTGGTCATGATATGAACCAGTCAGGGTTAACTGAGTATATGACCGATGTCATCTATTTTACCTGGATTCTTGACATAACAGTTGTTGCATTGGGATCTAATAAAGTATGGTATTTGTTGTTAATTATTCCCGGATATGCTGCATTCAAACTATCTGGTTTCATTAAAGGTTTCTTTCCTAGtaaacaacaacagccAGAACAGGCATCACTCGACCCTCAAAAACCTGAAGGTAAGAGTAAAAGACAacaaaagttggaaaagaaTGGTAGAAGAAAGATCTTAAG CACATTATCCAAAATGCCGGCCTGTATAGTAGTCAGATCACACGTGAATGGTcctgttgaagagaagattgTTAACAAGTTATTAGCTCTTAATCCTACTACTTTGAAAGTGTTCAATGATTCCCATAAGCATTCCCATCATAGAAGCATGCAAGAAGCTGATAATACGGTGGAATCCCATTTCAGAATTGAAATAGTCAGTGAAGAGTTCAAGGGAAAGGGTTTGCCAAACAGACATAGAATCATCTataagttgttggatgatGAGATCAAAATAGACAAG TACACAGCAGA TTACGTCGCTCCTTTCAAGAAGAGAACTTCCTAA
- the MYO2 gene encoding Myosin type-2 heavy chain 1 (EggNog:ENOG503NV49; COG:Z), producing the protein MVSAYDVGTKCWYPDDKVGWVGVTVKSVTPKGNKFVIELASETEAKEVFTVEHDNTNEENSKIPLRNPPILEASEDLTNLSYLNEPAVLHAIKLRYSQLNIYTYSGIVLIATNPFQKIDALYSQDIIQAYSGRGRGELDPHLFAIAEDAYKCMKRDQKNQTIVVSGESGAGKTVSAKYIMRYFASVGSEEPEGAISDSDVLSNGIGTVNGSHDMSEVEKQILATNPIMEAFGNAKTTRNDNSSRFGKYLEILFDNKTSIIGARIRTYLLERSRLVFQPKNERNYHIFYQLLAGLDKDDKSKLSLAGPDDYNYTSQGDASIIDGTDDKEEFNITKDALSLIGIEDDKQFEIFKILAALLHIGNIEISPSRNDAHLSSDEPNLVKACDLLGIDAMAFSKWCVKKQITTRAEKIISNLNYKQALVARDSFAKYIYAALFDWLVDYINADLCPPEIVEHIKSFIGVLDIYGFEHFEKNSFEQFCINYANEKLQQEFNQHVFKLEQEEYIKEEIEWSFIEFSDNQPCINLIENKLGILSLLDEESRLPAGSDQSLIEKMYQTLNKEPTNHVFKKPRFGQSKFIVSHYALDVSYDIEGFIEKNRDTVGEGHLEVLKNSTNELLKEVLSIIDKNASALQLSAPTSGKSIANKKPTLGSIFKNSLIELMKTINSTNVHYIRCIKPNELKKAWEFDSLMVLSQLRACGVLETIRISCAGFPSRWTYVEFADRYHILVPSNDWIKVMSEDTTKESVSGLCNQILTTNLPDKAKYQLGNTKIFFKAGMLAQFEKLRADKLYNSATLIQKNIKRHLTQKRYKGIRESHIKLQSLVRGHIRRLQIQREAEANAAIKIQTLIRGYQTRKQINQTLESIVVLQKAWRGVKARQSLLSLRTEKSAIVLQNSWRGLQERRNYKKHVSSAVLIQSLIRRKLAVKELSQLKVEAKSVNHLKNVSYKLENKVVELTQSLTSKIKDNKGLMQEITRLKGLLDSSATIQENLKTKELEFQKNFDKQDERHQLEIENLNKELNQVKIDYTMAESKIEELTKEQNALKSEVERNLEDLKKARSDLAHKDTIEGDLKSHIDQLKSELSALQNQQINLPQLNVAKNRSINTKRHSSVVTSNSNYDGSTNRPVSVIAVSNDDETNIDDINDELFRLLRNSRQLHREVVEGLLKNLKIPQAGVASDYTRKEILFPARIIIIILSDMWRLGLTKESEEFLGEVLATIQVIVSNLKGDDVIPNGAFWLSNTHELYSFVSYAQQTILSNDTLSFEMSEEEFEEYLKLIAVVKEDFESLSYNIYNMWMKKMEKDLEKKAVSAVVLSQSLPGYMAPENSPFLSKVFSPANQYKMDDILSFFNNVYWSMKSYFIEQEVMHEVLVELLRFIDALCFNDLIMRRNFLSWKRGLQLNYNVTRLEEWCKGHEIQEASVYLCHLFQAAKLLQIKKNTPEDIEIIYEICYALRPNQIQKLISQYYVADYETPISPDVLQAVADRVKSSGDAGTQELFELVSTDGYFNDPFRTVSLRPFSRVEAYVPAWLTLPVIRRIVELVAKNATAQEALGDKERSSEPSISI; encoded by the coding sequence ATGGTGTCAGCTTATGATGTTGGAACCAAATGTTGGTATCCTGACGACAAAGTTGGATGGGTAGGAGTCACTGTTAAGTCCGTTACTCCAAAAGGCAATAAATTTGTTATAGAATTGGCAAGTGAGACTGAAGCAAAAGAAGTCTTCACAGTTGAACATGATAACACGAATGAAGagaattcaaagattcCTTTAAGAAATCCTCCTATTTTAGAAGCTTCTGAAGATTTAACTAATTTATCATATTTGAATGAACCAGCTGTTTTACATGCCATTAAACTCAGATACTCCCAGTTGAATATCTATACTTACTCTGGTATTGTGTTGATTGCCACGAATCCttttcaaaaaattgatGCCTTGTACTCTCAAGATATCATTCAAGCCTATAGTGGAAGGGGTAGAGGTGAATTGGATCCCCACTTGTTTGCAATTGCTGAGGACGCGTACAAATGTATGAAGAGAGATCAAAAGAATCAAACGATTGTTGTTAGTGGTGAATCAGGAGCTGGTAAGACTGTGAGTGCTAAATATATTATGAGATATTTTGCCTCTGTTGGATCCGAGGAGCCTGAGGGTGCCATTTCTGATTCTGACGTTTTGTCCAATGGTATTGGAACCGTAAATGGATCCCACGATATGagtgaagttgaaaagcAAATATTGGCTACAAATCCAATCATGGAAGCTTTTGGTAATGCAAAAACCACCAGGAATGATAACTCGTCACGTTTCGGTAAATATTTGGAAATTTTATTCGACAACAAAACTTCCATTATTGGTGCTAGAATCAGGACATACTTGTTAGAAAGGTCAAGATTAGTATTTCAGCCTAAAAATGAAAGAAATTATCATATCTTTTACCAACTATTAGCTGGTTTGGATAAAGATGATAAACTGAAGTTGAGTTTAGCTGGTCCTGATGATTATAACTACACGTCTCAAGGAGACGCCTCAATTATTGATGGTACTGATGACAAGGAAGAATTTAATATTACTAAGGATGCTTTGAGCTTAATTGGAATAGAAGATGACAAACAATTCGAAatattcaagattttggcTGCTTTATTACATATTGGTAACATTGAAATTTCCCCATCAAGAAATGATGCACATTTAAGTTCAGATGAGCCCAACTTAGTGAAAGCTTGCGATTTATTGGGAATAGACGCAATGGCTTTCAGTAAATGGTGCGTTAAAAAACAGATTACTACAAGAGCAGAGAAGATTatttccaatttgaattATAAACAAGCTTTAGTTGCAAGGGATTCATTTGCCAAATATATTTATGCTGCTTTATTTGACTGGTTAGTTGATTACATTAATGCTGATTTGTGTCCCCCAGAGATTGTTGAACATATTAAATCTTTTATTGGTGTCTTGGATATTTACGGTTTCGAACATTTCGAGAAGAACTCGTTTGAACAGTTCTGTATCAACTATGCCAATGAAAAGTTACAACAAGAATTCAACCAACATGTTTTCAAATTAGAGCAAGAAGAATAtatcaaggaagaaatcgaaTGGTCTTTTATTGAATTTTCGGATAACCAACCCTgtatcaacttgattgaaaacaagttggGTATATTATCTttattggatgaagaaTCTAGATTGCCTGCAGGTTCTGATCAATCATTGATTGAGAAGATGTATCAGACGTTGAATAAAGAACCTACGAATCACGTCTTTAAAAAGCCAAGATTCGGCCAATCGAAATTTATTGTCAGTCATTATGCTTTAGATGTTTCCTATGATATTGAAGGTTTTATCGAAAAGAATAGAGACACCGTTGGTGAAGGCCACTTAGaggttttgaaaaattccaccaatgaattgttgaaggaagttTTATCCATTATTGACAAGAACGCGTCCGCTTTACAGTTGAGCGCCCCAACAAGTGGTAAATCTATTGCAAATAAGAAGCCAACATTGGGGtcaattttcaagaattcctTGATTGAATTAATGAAAACTATAAACTCAACAAACGTTCACTATATCAGATGTATTAAGCCaaacgagttgaagaaagctTGGGAATTTGATTCATTGATGGTCTTGTCGCAGTTACGAGCTTGTGGAGTTTTAGAAACAATTAGAATTTCCTGTGCTGGTTTCCCTTCTCGTTGGACGTATGTGGAGTTTGCTGATAGATACCACATATTAGTTCCATCGAATGATTGGATCAAGGTGATGAGCGAAGATACAACGAAAGAATCTGTAAGTGGATTGTGTAATCAGATCTTAACGACCAACCTTCCTGATAAAGCTAAATATCAATTAGGTAACACAAAGATTTTCTTTAAAGCTGGTATGTTGGCTcagtttgaaaaattgagAGCTGAtaagttgtacaactctGCAActttgatccaaaagaaCATAAAGAGACATCTCACTCAAAAGAGGTATAAGGGAATCAGAGAAAGCCATATTAAATTGCAATCTTTGGTAAGGGGACATATAAGAAGacttcaaatccaaagagaAGCTGAAGCAAACGCAGCGATCAAGATTCAAACCTTAATCAGAGGATACCAGACTAGAAAACAGATCAATCAAACTCTTGAATCTATTGTTGTCTTACAGAAGGCTTGGAGAGGAGTCAAAGCTAGACAGTCACTCTTGTCATTAAGAACAGAGAAATCTGCGATTGTTTTACAAAATTCATGGAGAGGCTTGCAAGAGAGAAGAAACTACAAGAAACATGTTCTGTCAGCTGTATTAATTCAATCTTTGATCAGAAGAAAACTTGCTGTAAAGGAATTAAGTCAGTTAAAGGTTGAGGCTAAATCTGTAAATCACCTCAAGAATGTATCTTAcaaattggaaaacaaAGTCGTTGAGTTAACTCAATCTTTGACGTCTAAGATCAAAGATAACAAGGGCTTAATGCAAGAGATCACTCGTTTGAAAGGTTTATTAGATCTGTCCGCAACCATTcaagaaaacttgaagacaaaagagttggagttcCAAAAGAATTTTGATAAGCAAGATGAAAGgcaccaacttgaaattgaaaacttaaACAAAGAATTAAACCAAGTCAAAATCGACTACACTATGGCTGAAAGTAAGATTGAAGAGTTAACTAAAGAACAAAATGCCTTAAAGTCagaagttgagagaaacttggaagatttgaagaaggcAAGAAGTGATTTAGCCCACAAAGACACGATTGAAGGTGATTTGAAATCTCACATAGATCAATTGAAAAGTGAATTATCTGCTTTACAGAACCAGCAAATCAACTTGCCTCAATTGAATGTTGCTAAGAATAGAAGTATTAATACTAAACGCCACTCAAGTGTTGTTACTTCTAATTCTAACTATGATGGTTCTACGAATAGGCCGGTTTCTGTTATTGCTGTTTctaatgatgatgagacCAACATTGATGACATTAATGATGAGTTGTTCAGATTATTAAGAAACTCGAGACAATTACACCgtgaagttgttgaaggattgttaaagaatttgaagatacCTCAAGCCGGAGTTGCTTCTGATTACACCAGAAAGGAAATTTTGTTCCCAGCtagaatcatcatcattattTTGAGTGATATGTGGAGATTAGGTTTAACCAAAGAGAGCGAAGAGTTCTTAGGTGAAGTGTTAGCTACAATTCAAGTAATTGTTTCAAATTTAAAAGGCGATGATGTCATACCCAATGGTGCATTCTGGTTATCCAACACACATGAATTGTATTCTTTCGTTTCATACGCCCAACAGACTATTCTTTCTAACGACACTTTGAGTTTTGAAAtgagtgaagaagaatttgaagaatactTGAAACTTATTGCTGTTGTCAAGGAAGATTTTGAATCCTTATCATACAACATCTACAACatgtggatgaagaagatggagaaaGATTTGGAGAAAAAGGCTGTTTCTGCTGTCGTTTTATCGCAGTCTTTACCTGGATACATGGCACCAGAAAATTCACCATTTTTGTCGAAGGTCTTTTCCCCAGCAAATCAATACAAGATGGATGATAttttgagcttcttcaataatgtATACTGGTCAATGAAATCATATTTCATTGAACAGGAGGTGATGCATGAAGTTTTGGTCGAGTTACTCAGGTTTATCGATGCATTATgtttcaatgatttgataATGAGGAGAAACTTTTTGTCTTGGAAGAGAGGCTTGCAGTTGAACTATAACGTGACAAGATTAGAAGAATGGTGCAAGGGTCATGAAATACAGGAAGCTAGCGTCTACCTATGCCATTTGTTCCAAGCTGCTAAACTCCTccagatcaagaagaatacACCCGAAGATATCGAAATCATTTATGAAATTTGTTATGCTTTGAGACCAAACCAGATTCAAAAGTTGATAAGCCAATATTACGTTGCTGACTATGAAACCCCAATATCACCAGATGTACTTCAAGCTGTTGCTGATAGAGTGAAGTCTTCAGGGGATGCTGGTACTCAAGAATTATTCGAATTAGTGTCTACTGATGGATATTTCAACGATCCTTTTAGAACCGTGAGTTTGAGACCATTCTCTAGAGTGGAAGCTTACGTTCCAGCATGGTTGACTTTACCGGTAATTagaagaattgttgaattgGTAGCCAAGAATGCTACCGCTCAAGAAGCATTGGGTGATAAGGAGAGAAGTAGTGAACCTAGTATATCCATTTAA